CGCGCCAGACGCCCACGCCGTATCGTCCGCGTCCGCGGCCGTATCCGACGTTTCGTCCACCGCACCCGATCGTGACGCCGACGCCGACGCGCATCTACACGCCGCGGCCGTATCCGACGTTTCGTCCACCGCGTCAGCTACCGACGGTTCGCCCGCGTCCGATACCGTACAGAACCATTCCGCCGCGGCTGCGCCCTACCCCAACGCCGACACCATAATCGCAGGCGAGCGGGCGGTGGTTGATTAGCTGTGCGGCCGGCGGGGAAGAAAGAGGGAGTGATGAGACGATTATCGATACTTTTTCTCGCCCTTGCGGCCGCTGGCGCCGCATCTTTCGGCTTGGCGAGCGCTCAACAGCAGTTCACCGTCATGGTGAACGGGAGCCCGATGAGTTTTCCGGATCAGGCGCCGGTCGAGCGCGCCGGCCGGCTCTACGTTCCGATGCGCGCGATCTTCGAGCGCCTCGGCGCAATGGTCGTGTACAATAACGGGACGATCAACGCCACAGGCGGCGGGCGGACGATTCAACTCCAGATCGGATCGTCGTATGCTACCGTCGGCGGGCAGCAGGTACAGCTCGATTCACCGCCGTTCGAGATCGGAGCTCGTACGCTCGTCCCGCTGCGTTTCGTCTCGCAGGCGCTCGGCGATCGCGTTTCGTGGGATCAGAGCCGCCTGACCGCCTATATCATGGGCAACGGCGGTTCCTCTGGAAATGGCTATGGGAACGGCTATGGGAACGGGGGTCCCAACGGTCAAGTACCGCCCTATCGGCCGGGAAGCTCCTACCAGCGTCCAGGTCCGGCGTGGGCCGACGCGGGCCATTCGCTCGTGCATCGCCCGTCTCCGTGGGGACAGACGTCGCGCCCCTATCCGCTGATCAACGCGTCGTTCCGCACCCCCGTGCTTCCTGGTAGCGTGCGCGTCATGCTCGACGGGCGCAACGTGACGGGGATTGCCAGGATCACGCCG
The window above is part of the Candidatus Dormiibacterota bacterium genome. Proteins encoded here:
- a CDS encoding copper amine oxidase N-terminal domain-containing protein encodes the protein MRRLSILFLALAAAGAASFGLASAQQQFTVMVNGSPMSFPDQAPVERAGRLYVPMRAIFERLGAMVVYNNGTINATGGGRTIQLQIGSSYATVGGQQVQLDSPPFEIGARTLVPLRFVSQALGDRVSWDQSRLTAYIMGNGGSSGNGYGNGYGNGGPNGQVPPYRPGSSYQRPGPAWADAGHSLVHRPSPWGQTSRPYPLINASFRTPVLPGSVRVMLDGRNVTGIARITPRGFEFTPAFPLRAGEHVVRIFARTQDGVPVSDSWSFTVVA